One window of the Runella slithyformis DSM 19594 genome contains the following:
- the pglX gene encoding BREX-1 system adenine-specific DNA-methyltransferase PglX, which translates to MNTNALKRFAKEARLKLLSQVARKLEFVLTQDTAELRGKTKELSQLRQKIRDLGQAQVIEMVAYTWFNRLVALRFMDANGYTLPKVLTPLPGMTNPEILQNALGGTLDPDLTLDRQRLNDLLDGRTAAADARTDAYKLLLVAACNQWSKAMPFMFERISDYTELLLPDDLLSDFGIVADIRNGMSDEDCQQEELLGWLYQFYISDENERLIKSKSIYQKHELAPASQLFTPKWIVKYLVDNTLGQVWAEMNPNTTILDKLEFYIEPSYKNQLSTRSKKRLEDIKFFEPCVGSAHILSYAFDVFYLMYEEQGYNSSEIPELILKHNLFGVDIDERAAQIASFVMMMKGRRKHSRFFRKQIEPNITFYQNFENDPKFNNVKALGSLVKVEPNEIDTLKVEGGSLFTERQEKLKKLYTFLGQRYDCVVTNPPYISSSRMEGSVKQYVEVNYPDTKADLFATFIVRCLELCNEEGLTGYMTPFVWMFISTYQKLRNNLIDNHLINNLIQLEYSGFDGATVPICTFTLRNKNIQDAKGSYVRLSDFKGSENQGPKTLEAIQNPHCGWFYTANQKDFEKIPGSPIGYWASPHLIKCFEEGGSIEDITVSRNGMTTGNNDRFLRKWFEISNKNLNVNINDISQKLDVGTKWVPYNKGGEYRKWFGNIVDVLFWFDHQNVLFKNKNTIVRNRNYYFKDGITWTLLSSSYFGVRSLEIGSVFDVNGMSMFTTNVHVDKYYLLGLLASKLSKKFLEIINPTLAFQVGDINKIPILTSLKSNNISKIVLKNIEISKKDWNLKESLSWDFQQNELIKQQKGAVSEALESYQSYWSEKFYELHGNEEELNRQFIEIYGLQEELTPEVPLEEITILQEEAKIVNGALSIEPVPVLLQLLSYTVGCLFGRYSLDKEGLILANQGETLQDFLQQIPNPTFLPDEDNIIPVLEGEWFNDDIVGRFRAFLKAAFGEEHFDQNLRFIEDTLGKDIRKYFVKDFYNDHIKRYKKRPIYWMFSSPKGHFKALMYLHRYQPDLCSKLLNDYLQAFISKLEAAKHTQTMLSVREDISAREKIAANKEIDKLELMLKDCRDYERTLFLIATQKINMDLDDGVKVNYQKFKEVLVPIKGLESDE; encoded by the coding sequence ATGAATACCAACGCCCTCAAACGCTTTGCCAAAGAAGCCCGCTTAAAATTACTCAGTCAGGTAGCCCGTAAACTGGAGTTTGTGCTCACGCAGGATACCGCCGAGCTGCGCGGCAAAACCAAGGAACTCTCCCAACTCCGCCAAAAGATCAGGGACCTCGGCCAAGCCCAGGTCATCGAAATGGTAGCCTATACGTGGTTTAACCGATTGGTGGCGCTGCGGTTTATGGACGCCAACGGCTATACGCTCCCCAAGGTGCTGACGCCCCTGCCGGGCATGACCAACCCCGAGATCCTGCAAAACGCCCTCGGCGGTACGCTCGACCCCGACCTGACCCTCGACCGCCAACGCCTCAACGACCTCTTGGACGGCCGCACCGCCGCCGCCGATGCCCGCACCGACGCCTACAAGCTGCTGCTCGTGGCGGCCTGCAACCAGTGGAGCAAGGCCATGCCGTTTATGTTTGAGCGCATCAGCGACTATACCGAGCTGCTCCTGCCCGACGACCTCCTGAGTGATTTTGGCATCGTGGCCGATATCCGCAACGGCATGAGCGATGAAGATTGCCAACAGGAAGAACTACTTGGGTGGCTGTATCAGTTTTACATCTCCGATGAAAACGAAAGGCTCATAAAGTCGAAAAGTATTTATCAAAAGCATGAATTAGCCCCTGCATCGCAACTATTTACTCCTAAATGGATTGTAAAATATTTGGTGGATAATACGCTTGGACAAGTTTGGGCAGAAATGAATCCCAATACTACAATTCTTGATAAGCTGGAATTCTATATTGAGCCATCCTACAAAAACCAATTATCAACACGCTCAAAGAAACGCTTAGAAGACATCAAATTCTTTGAACCTTGTGTTGGCTCTGCTCACATTCTTTCTTATGCCTTTGATGTGTTTTATCTGATGTATGAAGAACAGGGTTATAATTCCTCCGAAATACCTGAGCTTATTCTAAAACATAATTTGTTTGGTGTAGATATTGACGAAAGGGCGGCACAAATAGCTTCTTTTGTGATGATGATGAAAGGACGAAGAAAACATAGCCGTTTCTTCCGAAAGCAAATCGAGCCCAACATTACTTTTTATCAGAATTTTGAAAATGACCCCAAGTTCAATAACGTTAAAGCATTAGGCTCCTTGGTGAAAGTTGAGCCCAATGAAATTGACACGTTGAAAGTAGAAGGAGGTTCTTTATTTACCGAAAGACAGGAAAAACTAAAGAAGCTATACACATTTTTAGGTCAACGTTATGATTGTGTGGTCACCAATCCACCCTACATTTCTTCCTCGCGAATGGAAGGCTCTGTAAAACAATATGTAGAAGTAAACTACCCCGATACCAAAGCTGATTTGTTTGCTACTTTCATTGTTCGATGTTTGGAACTGTGCAATGAAGAGGGCTTAACGGGTTACATGACACCTTTTGTATGGATGTTTATATCAACTTACCAAAAGCTAAGAAACAACCTCATTGATAATCACCTCATTAATAACTTAATTCAATTAGAGTACTCGGGCTTTGATGGAGCAACTGTACCGATTTGCACATTTACTTTACGTAACAAAAACATTCAAGATGCCAAAGGAAGTTATGTTCGTCTTAGTGATTTCAAAGGTTCTGAAAACCAAGGCCCGAAAACATTAGAAGCCATTCAAAACCCTCATTGCGGTTGGTTTTACACCGCCAATCAAAAAGATTTTGAGAAAATACCTGGGAGCCCGATTGGATATTGGGCTTCACCTCATTTAATAAAATGTTTTGAGGAGGGTGGTAGTATTGAAGATATTACTGTTTCCAGGAATGGAATGACAACAGGAAACAATGATAGATTTTTAAGAAAATGGTTTGAGATTAGTAACAAAAATCTCAATGTAAACATTAATGATATTTCTCAAAAGTTGGATGTCGGGACAAAATGGGTTCCCTATAATAAAGGTGGAGAATACAGGAAATGGTTTGGAAACATTGTAGATGTGCTTTTTTGGTTCGACCATCAAAATGTACTATTCAAAAACAAAAATACTATCGTAAGAAATCGTAATTATTATTTTAAAGACGGCATAACATGGACTTTGTTAAGTTCATCTTATTTTGGTGTTCGTTCATTAGAAATTGGCTCTGTGTTTGACGTTAATGGAATGTCAATGTTTACGACTAATGTTCACGTTGATAAATATTATTTGTTAGGTTTATTAGCTTCTAAACTCTCTAAGAAATTCTTAGAAATAATAAATCCAACATTAGCTTTTCAAGTAGGCGATATTAACAAGATTCCGATTTTAACAAGTTTGAAATCAAATAATATTTCGAAAATTGTTTTAAAAAATATTGAAATAAGTAAAAAAGATTGGAATTTAAAGGAATCATTGTCATGGGATTTTCAACAAAACGAACTCATTAAACAGCAAAAAGGCGCGGTAAGTGAGGCATTGGAATCCTATCAAAGCTATTGGTCTGAAAAATTCTACGAACTCCACGGCAACGAAGAAGAACTCAATCGGCAGTTTATTGAAATCTACGGCTTGCAGGAGGAGCTAACGCCCGAGGTTCCACTCGAAGAAATCACTATTTTGCAGGAGGAAGCCAAAATCGTCAACGGGGCGTTGTCCATTGAGCCGGTGCCGGTGTTACTCCAACTCCTCAGCTACACCGTCGGCTGTCTGTTCGGTCGCTACAGCTTGGATAAAGAAGGGTTAATTCTGGCCAACCAAGGCGAAACCCTGCAAGATTTTCTCCAACAAATCCCCAACCCCACCTTCCTGCCCGATGAAGACAACATCATCCCCGTATTGGAAGGCGAGTGGTTCAACGATGACATCGTGGGGCGGTTCAGGGCCTTTCTAAAAGCGGCTTTTGGCGAGGAGCATTTTGACCAAAACCTCCGCTTCATCGAAGATACCCTCGGCAAAGACATCCGTAAGTACTTTGTCAAAGACTTTTACAACGACCACATCAAGCGCTACAAAAAGCGTCCTATTTACTGGATGTTCAGCAGTCCCAAGGGGCATTTCAAAGCCCTCATGTACCTGCACCGCTACCAACCCGACCTGTGCAGCAAGCTGCTCAACGACTACCTGCAAGCCTTCATCAGCAAGCTCGAAGCCGCCAAGCACACCCAAACCATGCTCAGCGTACGCGAGGATATTTCGGCCCGCGAAAAAATAGCGGCCAACAAAGAAATTGACAAACTGGAGCTCATGCTCAAAGACTGCCGCGACTACGAGCGCACGCTCTTCTTAATTGCTACCCAAAAAATAAACATGGATTTAGACGACGGCGTCAAGGTCAATTATCAGAAGTTTAAAGAGGTTTTGGTGCCTATTAAGGGGTTGGAGAGTGACGAGTGA
- a CDS encoding Fic family protein: MGIIDQWGNGLKLIADEMKAYPDIELRWSEKGLQFQVQFSKRGFILLPQQELQQKLQQELQQNTLYSLVLKTIGEKTLTTKAILEALGQKEISGQLSKVIKVLLNDKLLVRTMPDKPNHPDQSLKLTQIGALFLKLMGSR, encoded by the coding sequence CGACCAATGGGGAAACGGCTTGAAGCTCATTGCTGATGAGATGAAAGCATATCCCGACATTGAATTAAGGTGGTCTGAAAAAGGGCTGCAATTTCAGGTACAGTTTAGTAAAAGAGGCTTTATACTACTGCCACAGCAGGAGTTGCAGCAGAAGTTACAGCAGGAGTTGCAGCAGAATACGTTATACAGTTTGGTTTTAAAGACAATAGGAGAAAAAACATTAACTACTAAAGCAATATTAGAAGCTCTGGGTCAAAAAGAAATATCAGGCCAATTAAGTAAAGTTATTAAGGTACTTTTAAATGATAAGTTACTGGTAAGAACCATGCCCGATAAACCTAATCACCCTGATCAAAGTCTTAAATTGACACAAATAGGTGCATTATTTTTGAAATTAATGGGCTCCCGTTAA
- a CDS encoding transposase, which yields MFRTILQNKDKNASKSRASDFILERGHRYLHPLQLRLDALIDTRLVSTFYDLFMAILVFRHNRMGLLLSELGGYICGLSHAPAGTKRISNLLRCKKWSSTLIDDFFFERSRERIKSLQSNGQRPLLLWDESKIEKSESWFLEGLCSVESSKGKRLTKIRKGFYKPPTQRICVPGFHWTATLLSALGQTPSVCQMSWWTSRGKYQEVGTNIIFRMLKKLHKTIGSSVLHVLDRGYANAWTIEWMNEFKQDFLVRWKKTHLLCHSEKGTKQTHLLARSFKAVGRKMPRDNQRKISKYVTIAYTQVTHADFKDKSLWLIIVRDKKSLQPPMYLLTSIAITNTRLAWEMCHSYMHRWNIEQTFRCSKAELGMESPRLWFWENRLKLLAIVALVYDFLLMLLRNWSHWIPLFLRHWCHRTGNRYRNASIPIYRLRLAISHVLYTACCACQTSG from the coding sequence ATGTTCAGAACAATACTGCAAAACAAGGATAAAAACGCTTCAAAGTCAAGAGCTTCAGACTTCATTTTAGAACGGGGGCATCGGTATCTTCACCCACTTCAACTTCGCTTAGATGCCCTGATTGATACTCGTTTGGTGAGTACATTCTATGACTTATTTATGGCGATATTGGTGTTTCGTCACAACAGGATGGGGCTGTTATTGAGCGAGTTAGGCGGGTATATTTGTGGATTATCGCACGCCCCGGCGGGTACGAAGCGTATCAGCAATTTACTTCGATGTAAAAAATGGTCTTCCACATTGATTGATGACTTTTTCTTTGAACGTAGCCGTGAGCGAATTAAGTCCTTACAATCCAATGGTCAACGTCCTTTACTGCTGTGGGATGAGAGTAAGATTGAAAAGAGTGAATCATGGTTTTTGGAAGGCTTATGCAGTGTGGAAAGCAGTAAAGGCAAACGATTGACCAAAATAAGAAAAGGCTTTTATAAGCCACCTACTCAACGCATTTGTGTGCCCGGCTTTCATTGGACAGCTACCCTTTTGTCAGCTTTGGGACAAACTCCAAGTGTATGTCAGATGAGTTGGTGGACATCAAGGGGTAAATATCAGGAAGTAGGGACCAACATTATCTTTCGGATGCTCAAAAAGCTCCATAAAACCATTGGAAGCAGCGTTCTGCATGTGTTAGACCGAGGTTATGCCAATGCCTGGACGATTGAATGGATGAATGAGTTTAAACAGGACTTTTTAGTTCGTTGGAAGAAAACACATCTATTATGCCATTCTGAAAAAGGAACCAAACAGACTCATTTATTAGCTCGCTCTTTCAAAGCAGTGGGGCGTAAAATGCCTCGTGATAACCAACGCAAAATCAGTAAGTATGTCACTATCGCTTACACACAGGTCACTCACGCTGATTTCAAAGATAAATCCCTATGGCTCATTATCGTACGTGACAAAAAAAGTTTACAGCCCCCTATGTATCTGCTAACCTCCATTGCCATTACCAATACTCGATTGGCTTGGGAGATGTGTCATTCTTATATGCATCGCTGGAATATAGAGCAAACCTTTAGATGTAGTAAAGCCGAATTGGGTATGGAGTCACCCAGGCTTTGGTTCTGGGAAAATAGACTCAAATTACTTGCTATTGTAGCATTAGTCTATGATTTTCTGCTGATGTTATTGAGAAATTGGAGCCATTGGATTCCGCTTTTTCTCAGACATTGGTGCCATAGAACAGGAAATCGGTACCGAAACGCTTCGATACCGATTTACAGATTAAGACTCGCCATCTCCCACGTGCTTTACACTGCTTGTTGCGCTTGCCAAACTTCGGGATGA
- a CDS encoding DUF1788 domain-containing protein, with product MLQPQHYSTAHHFDNLFNIFSNARFLNKEGLGGELPFFIHSFPVAKQPEVETGIHSLLRRLQMNGIEVVEINLYSVCIDILKRENLFEQILNRETALPKQRLLRVLSGPLNIDTSVIPEIHQRLEKQSAKIVFLTGIGAVYPVIRSHTILNNLQTLVGDLPLVMFFPGTYNNHSLTLFDQLKDDNYYRAHNLNDYKL from the coding sequence ATGCTCCAGCCTCAACACTACAGCACAGCGCACCATTTTGATAATTTGTTCAACATCTTTTCCAACGCTCGGTTTCTGAATAAAGAAGGTTTGGGAGGGGAATTGCCTTTTTTCATTCATTCATTTCCGGTAGCAAAACAACCCGAAGTGGAAACAGGCATTCATTCGCTGCTCAGACGGCTACAAATGAATGGCATTGAAGTGGTAGAAATTAATTTGTATAGCGTATGCATTGATATTCTGAAACGGGAAAATCTGTTTGAGCAAATTCTTAACCGAGAGACCGCTTTACCTAAGCAACGTTTACTGAGAGTATTGAGTGGCCCGCTCAATATTGATACTTCAGTAATACCCGAGATTCATCAACGATTGGAAAAACAATCCGCCAAAATTGTCTTTCTCACCGGCATTGGCGCCGTGTACCCTGTCATTCGCTCCCATACAATTCTTAATAACCTGCAAACGCTCGTGGGTGATTTGCCCTTGGTGATGTTTTTTCCCGGCACCTACAACAACCACTCGCTTACGCTGTTTGACCAACTGAAAGATGATAACTACTATCGCGCCCACAACCTTAATGACTATAAATTATAA
- the brxC gene encoding BREX system P-loop protein BrxC: protein MIQRELYLNDIFRTIEGVIKANDERHVRQELEEYVLTNELLGISNRNRMLPGLFEELVKSKFNSSIWISGHFGSGKSHLLKMLSLVLENREINGAKCADIFASKAAADFELERNIKKAASITTKSILFNIAAKSDGITAMGSATDPVLSIFLKVFNELLGYDPLNPEIAEVERHLESIGQYDYFKSEYQKRFHKSWEKGREAIFLNQHELAEIYAEIKSISADEANRFIDNLINNYKLDIEGFGELVSKYVKTQSAGFRLVFCVDEVGQFIAENVRLMLSLQTIAETLSFKTQGQAFMIVTSQNDIDATLGELNAQRKHDFSRIQGRFAIKIPLTSANADEVIQKRLLVKNDPAHQLLASIYEKEQNNVRTLLKFNDNSRQYQTYRDTEHFINTYPFLPYQFDLFQASIKALSDHNAFIGSQQSVGERSMLGVFQQVAKTYAVQEVEHLVSFAQMYEGIKDVLQSNIQSDILQAEKSIGSELAKEVLKALFLVKYVKGFQASINNIAILLLPKFEIDLSAFHRQLQEALNLLENQTYIQRTAGDLYEYLTNQEKDVENEIKQTEIDPTAPGELLASYLFDDILRDSKVKLETNNQPYEFGRKLDDNVIGREKDFYVNFITPLNANSVTRSNVSMFSIGRPNDLIIFLPEEKRLFDELRLFKKTEKYIQTTNSPALDATKQRILGEKAQQNQDRKRAVVNLLKEGIGEAKMYLNGSELTDIGTKDPKTKITQGVQQLIRTIYTNLKMLTVDFTETHLVNIVQGKDPLLFPLTLHEVEIEVLNRIQRNKANYERTTTKALLDTFAARPYGWYQTAVLCIIAKLFKRNKIGLKQDGTALDDRRVLEALQKNNQYANTLIEPEEEIQNAQIQKLKSFYQEYFSEPNLGTEPKEISRLFKQRLEKEVKDLTEMYILRGRFKFLEAMGEPLNRLKALAQKEHPYFFNALNHYEDELLDDKENVLDAVRKFMDGNQRTIFENVQTYLEGNRANFDYIDKSSIEKLSIVAESPAPYKGNIMQEAKAVLEVIKTEVTAQQKTERENAVEHIRQSMEKLSSFADFILLDAKQQEQIMAPFEKAVKELEHERFIGNIRTKANHTATELYQKQLELMMRLANPPQPAVPGTPEPPKPKIVFVRKDSIRINFAKPALENQQDVEDYLSALREQYLRILKEEKRISL, encoded by the coding sequence ATGATACAAAGAGAGTTATACTTAAATGATATTTTTCGTACGATTGAGGGAGTGATAAAAGCCAATGATGAACGGCACGTTCGGCAGGAATTGGAAGAATATGTATTGACCAACGAGCTTTTGGGTATCTCCAATCGAAACCGGATGCTTCCCGGGCTGTTTGAAGAGTTGGTCAAAAGTAAATTTAACAGCAGCATCTGGATTTCAGGGCATTTTGGGTCCGGTAAATCTCACTTACTGAAAATGCTTTCGTTAGTGCTGGAGAATAGGGAAATCAACGGAGCCAAATGTGCGGATATTTTTGCCTCGAAAGCAGCAGCCGATTTTGAACTGGAGAGAAACATTAAAAAAGCGGCTTCCATTACTACTAAATCCATCCTTTTTAACATCGCGGCTAAGTCGGATGGGATTACGGCGATGGGTTCAGCGACCGACCCCGTATTGAGTATTTTTCTCAAAGTATTCAATGAATTGCTCGGCTATGATCCTCTCAACCCCGAAATCGCGGAGGTGGAAAGGCACCTGGAAAGCATCGGCCAATACGACTACTTCAAATCAGAATACCAAAAACGCTTCCATAAAAGTTGGGAAAAAGGTAGAGAAGCCATTTTCTTAAACCAACATGAACTGGCGGAAATATATGCCGAGATAAAATCCATCAGTGCCGACGAAGCCAACCGTTTTATTGATAACCTCATCAACAATTATAAGTTGGACATTGAAGGTTTTGGCGAATTGGTTTCCAAATACGTTAAAACGCAATCAGCCGGGTTTCGATTGGTTTTTTGCGTGGACGAAGTCGGCCAATTTATTGCCGAAAACGTCAGGCTCATGCTCAGCCTGCAAACCATTGCCGAAACCCTTTCTTTTAAAACGCAGGGACAGGCGTTTATGATCGTGACCTCCCAAAACGATATTGACGCCACCCTCGGTGAGTTGAACGCTCAACGCAAACACGATTTTTCGCGCATTCAGGGGCGGTTTGCCATCAAAATTCCGTTGACGAGTGCCAATGCCGATGAGGTTATCCAAAAACGGCTCTTGGTTAAAAATGACCCGGCCCATCAATTATTGGCCAGTATTTACGAAAAAGAGCAGAACAACGTCAGAACACTTCTGAAATTCAATGACAATTCCCGTCAGTACCAAACCTATCGGGATACCGAACACTTTATCAATACCTACCCTTTCCTACCCTATCAATTTGACCTGTTTCAGGCATCCATCAAGGCGTTGTCTGACCACAATGCTTTCATCGGCAGTCAACAATCGGTAGGAGAGCGCTCTATGCTGGGCGTGTTTCAGCAGGTAGCCAAAACCTACGCCGTTCAGGAAGTGGAGCATTTGGTTTCGTTTGCGCAGATGTACGAAGGAATCAAGGATGTACTGCAAAGCAACATTCAAAGTGATATTCTGCAAGCCGAAAAAAGCATCGGTTCCGAGCTGGCCAAAGAGGTATTGAAAGCCCTTTTTCTGGTCAAATACGTCAAGGGTTTTCAGGCAAGTATCAACAATATTGCCATTTTGCTGCTGCCCAAATTTGAAATTGACCTCTCGGCCTTCCACCGTCAGTTGCAGGAAGCGCTGAATCTGTTGGAAAACCAAACCTACATTCAACGCACGGCGGGAGATCTGTACGAGTACCTGACCAATCAGGAAAAAGACGTTGAAAACGAGATCAAGCAAACCGAAATTGACCCTACTGCCCCCGGCGAGCTGTTGGCAAGCTATCTTTTTGACGACATCCTGCGCGATTCAAAAGTCAAATTAGAGACCAACAATCAGCCGTATGAGTTTGGGCGCAAACTGGACGATAACGTCATCGGACGGGAGAAGGATTTTTACGTCAATTTTATTACGCCGCTCAATGCCAATTCGGTCACGCGTTCCAACGTGAGTATGTTCTCTATCGGACGGCCCAACGATTTGATTATTTTTCTGCCCGAAGAGAAACGCCTTTTTGATGAACTGCGGCTCTTTAAAAAAACCGAAAAATACATTCAGACCACCAATTCTCCCGCGCTGGATGCCACCAAGCAGCGAATCTTGGGCGAAAAAGCCCAACAAAATCAGGATCGGAAAAGAGCGGTGGTGAATCTGCTGAAAGAAGGAATCGGCGAGGCTAAAATGTACCTGAACGGCTCCGAACTGACCGATATTGGGACCAAAGACCCAAAAACAAAAATCACGCAGGGAGTGCAGCAACTCATCCGGACAATTTATACCAACCTCAAAATGCTCACGGTTGATTTTACCGAAACGCATTTGGTCAACATTGTACAGGGGAAAGATCCGCTTTTATTCCCCCTTACGCTGCATGAAGTGGAAATTGAGGTACTGAATCGTATTCAACGCAACAAGGCCAACTACGAGCGCACTACCACCAAAGCCCTGCTCGATACGTTTGCGGCCCGCCCTTATGGCTGGTACCAAACCGCCGTGCTCTGTATCATTGCCAAACTGTTTAAACGAAATAAAATCGGCCTGAAACAGGACGGCACTGCGCTCGACGACCGACGGGTGCTGGAGGCATTGCAAAAAAACAATCAGTACGCCAATACGCTCATTGAGCCCGAAGAAGAAATTCAAAACGCCCAAATACAGAAACTCAAAAGTTTCTACCAGGAGTATTTCAGCGAGCCCAACCTCGGCACTGAGCCCAAGGAAATTTCCCGCCTTTTCAAACAGCGGTTGGAAAAAGAAGTAAAAGACCTCACGGAAATGTACATCCTGCGCGGTCGGTTTAAGTTTTTGGAGGCGATGGGCGAACCGCTCAACCGGTTGAAGGCACTGGCTCAGAAAGAGCACCCTTACTTTTTCAATGCGTTGAACCACTACGAAGACGAACTGCTGGACGACAAAGAAAATGTACTGGACGCCGTTCGGAAGTTTATGGACGGGAATCAGCGGACTATTTTTGAAAATGTACAGACGTACCTGGAAGGTAATCGGGCCAATTTTGACTACATTGACAAAAGCAGTATCGAAAAACTGAGTATCGTGGCCGAAAGCCCTGCACCCTACAAAGGCAATATCATGCAGGAAGCCAAGGCGGTGCTGGAGGTGATAAAAACGGAGGTAACGGCCCAACAAAAAACCGAGCGCGAAAACGCCGTCGAGCACATCCGTCAGAGTATGGAGAAACTCAGTTCGTTTGCTGATTTTATCCTGCTTGATGCCAAACAGCAGGAACAAATCATGGCTCCGTTTGAAAAAGCCGTCAAAGAGCTTGAACACGAGCGATTCATCGGTAACATCCGAACCAAGGCCAACCACACCGCTACCGAGCTGTATCAGAAGCAGTTGGAGTTGATGATGCGGCTGGCCAATCCGCCCCAACCCGCAGTGCCCGGCACTCCTGAGCCTCCCAAACCAAAAATCGTATTTGTGAGAAAGGACAGCATACGGATTAACTTTGCCAAGCCTGCCTTGGAAAACCAACAGGACGTGGAAGATTACCTTTCGGCTTTAAGAGAGCAATACCTGAGAATCCTTAAAGAAGAAAAAAGAATATCGTTGTAA
- a CDS encoding DUF1819 family protein yields MKKYTFSFTGASALIAETLVIAEEFERLQDWKEVQKSLMESNLLNKVKEVTFKREFSEIKKRLSLLTAPQLALMVHGSLDDAKAMILLSLVKAYPLIKDFITEVLLSKHLVFDRSLTESDYIRFFNAKSFSHDELNKITESTAKKVKQVVYKLLEQVGLITNAKNGTIIRPILSTNALDVIITDNPSFLTAFLFSNEEIKAYYMK; encoded by the coding sequence ATGAAGAAATATACATTTTCTTTTACGGGAGCATCTGCTTTGATAGCCGAAACACTGGTGATTGCGGAAGAATTCGAACGATTACAGGATTGGAAGGAGGTACAGAAATCTTTAATGGAAAGTAACCTGTTGAACAAGGTGAAAGAAGTTACCTTCAAACGTGAGTTTTCCGAAATCAAAAAAAGACTGTCGCTCCTTACAGCTCCGCAATTGGCGCTAATGGTGCATGGAAGCTTGGATGATGCCAAAGCCATGATTTTGCTTTCGCTCGTAAAAGCCTATCCTCTTATAAAAGATTTTATCACGGAAGTCCTTTTAAGTAAGCACCTCGTGTTTGACCGATCATTGACCGAATCAGATTATATCCGGTTCTTTAATGCTAAAAGTTTTTCGCACGATGAACTGAATAAAATCACGGAAAGCACCGCAAAAAAAGTAAAACAGGTAGTCTATAAACTATTGGAACAGGTAGGATTGATTACGAATGCAAAAAACGGCACCATCATCCGACCCATATTAAGTACAAATGCATTGGACGTAATCATTACCGACAATCCATCGTTCCTCACCGCCTTTCTTTTTTCTAATGAAGAGATAAAGGCGTATTACATGAAATAA